From Salmo salar chromosome ssa09, Ssal_v3.1, whole genome shotgun sequence:
ttcctacttacaaagcatgtaaaggtctgtaatttttatcataggtacacttcaactgtgagagacaatctaaaacaaaaatcaagaaaaccacattgtatgatttttaagtaattaattagcattttattgcatgacataagtatttgatacatcagaaaagcagaacttaatatttggtacagaaacctgtgtttgcaattacagagatcatatgtttcctgtagttcttgaccaggtttgcacacactgcagcagggattttggcccactcctccatacagaccttctccagatccttcaagtttcggggctgtcgctgggcaatacggactttcagctccctccaaagattttctattgggttcaggtctggagactggctaggccactccaggaccttgagatgcttcttacagaGCCACtcagttgccctggctgtgtgtttcgggtcgttgtcatgctggaagacccagccacgacccatcttcaatgctcttactgagggaaggaggttgttggccaagatctcgcgatacatggccccatccatcctcccctcaatacggtgcagtcgtcctgtcccctttgcagaaaagcatccccaaagaatgatgtttccacctccatgcttcacggttgggatggtgttgtactcatccttcttcttcctccaaacacagcgagtggagtttagaccaaaaagctctatttttgtctcatcagaccacatgatcttctcccattcctcctctggatcatccagatggtcattggcaaacttcagacgggcctggacatgagctggcttgagcagggggaccttgcgtgcgctgcaggattttaatccatgacggcgtagtgtgttactaatggtgttctttgagactgtggtcccagctctcgtcaggtcattgaccaggtcctgccgtgtagttctgggatgatccctcaccttcctcatgatcattgatgccccacggggtaagatcttgcatggagccccagaccgagggtgattgactgtCATCtttaacttcttccattttctaataattgcgccaacagttgttgccttctcaccaagctgcttgcctattgtcctgtagcccatcccagccttgtgcaggtctacaattttatccctgatgtccttacacagctctctggtcttggccattgtggagaggttggagtctgtttgattgagtgtgtggacaggtgtcttttatacaggtaacgagttcaaacaggtgcagttaatacaggtaatgagtggagaaaaggagggcttcttaaagaaaaacgaacaggtctgtgagagctggAATttttactggttggtaggtgatcaaatacttatgtcatgcaataaaatgcaaattaattacttaatcatacaatgtgattttctggatttttgttttagattccgtctctcacagttgaagtgtacctatgataaaaatgacagacctctacatgctttgtaagtaggaaaacctgcaaaatgagcagtgtatcaaatacttgttctccccactgtatgtaatAACAGTCAATTTATAAAAGTACAAAGCATATACTTACAGTGCTGGACCCAAACTGCTCCAGGTAGTCCATCTGTCTGTCAAATTCATTCGCCATGACTGGAGGGAAAGGGGGACTATAGTTAGTCAAAAAGCTAAGGTGAAGTCGACATTACCGCAACTAAAATGCGTTTGTCAATTTATTTGACTTACATGTGGTTCCAGGAACAAAGTCCTCATTAAATTCTGACATGCCATTCTGTGGGTTCTGCCCAAATTGGCAGAGTTCCAAGGGTTCTGGAGTGCTTAGCGAAGGTTGGTCAGGTTTAGTTGGaggttcctgctcttttccaGAGGAAGGATCCTGAACGTCACAAGAGTCCATCTGAAGGTTTGAattctgtggaatgttgtcctacaATTGAAGAGAGAATGTCACCCTAGTAGTCGCACTACAATTAATTAATCTACATTTTTTGAACAAATTTTAAAAGGCTTACAATTCCCTCTTTTATGGCATAACGATCAGGTTCATATCCAGCAAtagaaacactgaaaatagaaccaACATAAGATAATGGTGTGGTGTAGCTACATTAAGGTGATATCTACATGCTCACAACCAAACAGATTATGCTTTACATATAAATCAAGActtaagatttaaaaaaaaaaaaaaaatagggatAATAAAGTTGCAGCAAAATGAAAATGAACTTACCATAGTGATGGTGCAGTTTCTTGCTGAACAGGCTCTGCCACTTTCTCAGGCGAGACAGCCACCGTGACTGAGGTTGGTGCCTTGGCTTCTGGACTGGATTTCACCTTACAGACTGTAGATTCAGtcatttttacatttgtatcaaatGGATTGACGTTTGGGTCATATTTATCAAAGTCAAAGTTATACTTGCCCTTGGGAAAAGGAATTTCATAATCAGTATTGACCAACGGCTTCACTGGAGATTCCTTGGATTGAGCAGGGGGTTTTTTTTCTGTAGGTTCAGCCTTTTTCCATGTCGGCTTCAAAACAGGCCCTTTGCCAAACTTCTTGGAAGGAGGCTTACGCTTGACCTCGCCGCCATCATCGAAATTGAACTCAAGTTTCACTGCACCATCCTTGGAAGGGGCTACACTGGGCTGAGGTATGGATTCTTCAGCTGGCTTGCTAGTCTCTTTGGGAGTAGTTGACAATGGTGCAATAGGTTTCATCTCTGGCTGGACAGGTGCCTCTAGGACTGGCTGAACCACCTCAAGCATGGCTGCTGGTTCCATTTCCTTTACTGCAGGCTCTTCAACTTCTACCTTCTGAGGGTCATCGCATGGCCGCTTCCTTCCAAGCACAGGGGAATTCTGCATTTTGGAGCCTCCCGTTTGAAAAGAGTTGACTGAATCAAGGTTGTCAAAATCAAATTCGTATGTACCTTTTGGCGGCTGAGGAGTCTCCTCGGCTGTAGAGATGATAGCCACAGCGTCGTCAGCTGGCTTGGTAGTCTCCTTTGGTGCAATAGGTTTCATCTCTGGCTGGACAGGTGCCTCTAGGACTGGCTGAACCACCACAAGCATGGCTGCTGGTTCCATTTCCTTTACCGCAGGCTCTTCAACTTCCACCTTCTGAGGGTCATCGCATGGCCGCTTCCTTCCAAGCACAGGGGAATTCTGCATTTTGGAGCCTCCCGTTTGGAAAGAGTTGACTGAATCAAGGTTGTCAAAATCAAATTCGTATGTGCCTTTTGGCGGCTGAGGAGTCTCCTCGGCTGTAGAGATGATAGCCACAGCTTGATCTGGGTCAAGGTTAACTGATGGTACAGTTTCTTCCTCACCAGCATTGGATAACTCATCGGCTGGGTCCTTCATCATGGTAATCACACTATCTGTTGAGCACATATCGGCTGAGAAGTCAGCAAGAGAATTTTCCACTGATGGCATGAACGGGAGTGTATCATCCAGTGCCTTTTCATTCCTGTCAGAAACTGCTACAATGACATTACGTTCACGCTGTTCTTCAGCCTTGGGAGTTTCAACTAGCTCACTGGGCCTTGCTGGAGAAAGGACCATTTTAGTAGACCCTTGGAAGGGATTGATGGCATCAAGGTTTTCAAAATACAGCTGACAACCTCCTTTACTCTGAATTGGCATATCATCATCAGGATTGGACACATTTGTGAAGTCTGTAGTAAAATAAGTTTAAAATCAAGTAAACATTATGGTTGAAGTAGTTAATGTGACAAGGCAGCATCGGGTAACGAATCTTGAACCTTTAGCCAATCAGATGCTTTACCTGATTTTGCCACATCAACAAGCCCATTGATTTCTAGAGGTAACACGCTGTAAAAATAGAAGAGGACAGATAAACCTACATTATCTCAACTTGATACCAGAATATGAATCAGCATTCTGCTGATGTGACACATCTACAGATATATTGTTTTTTAAAGCAAATACTTACTCTTCAGGTGATGTAAACTGCAAAGTCTCCAGGGCTTTACTACAGTCATCCAGGCTTTCCATCTTAAGGGACTTTGTTGGTGATACTATTCTCTTAGTGAGAGGGTCTCTTGGAGTCTGAAAACAAACCTGAAAGCAAAAACCAAAAGGGTATCTGAAAACAAATGCTCTATTCAAAACAGTCAAATAAAGACATTTGCACACAATACGCAAAACAGGTAAACCTAACCTGGTTAGTGTGCAACTTTCTTTCCATACAGTTTACTCACCATGAGTCAACACCTTTCCAAAACATTGTGTCAGCTTATGCTTTTTACTAGACTAGTCAGTCAAGCATAGATCCTCACAGTCACAAGATTATACAGAGGAAATTATTCTGGAACATTTGAAATGACTTCAAGTCTAGGCTTATTGATAACATATTCTGTACCTTTCCTCCCTTTGCTATAGTTTTGTTTGACAGGTTCTCTGCCTGAGACTGGTGAAGAATGGAGGGCCTCCCAGTCGGCTGATCAAAAGAAAAGATGTCACAAATTGTGTCTGAATTGCTCTGCTCTCTTCTAGGGCAGACCCCACGATTCTCATCGTTTACAGCAGTAGAACTCATCCTATAAAGAAAAGGCACACAGAAGTGAGGGAACTGAAGCAAAAGTTGTCAACATCTAATAGACATCTGGGAACACTGATAAGAGTGAAGCACATCATTTAGATTGAATGGTCTTGTCTGAAGCCCATATCTGAGCTGTAGACACCACACCCTCAATGTTGTGTAAACACACCTtcatttaactatgcaagtcagataagaacaaattcttatttccaatgacggctTACACCgtccaaacctggacgacgctgggccaattgtgtgctgccctatgggactcccaatcgcagccggatgtgatacagccgggATCTATCTACAGTGCagtaggaaagtattcagaccccttccctttagaataaggctgttacattacaacctataAAATTTATTAAAATTGTCCACCCAtcccccaatctacacacaagagcatcacgacaaagcaaaaaaaaacaggtttagaaatgtttgctaatttattagcaatagatttacataagtattgagaccctttgttatgacactcaaaattgagctcatgtgcatcttgtttccattgatgtttcaacaacttgattggagtcacctgtggtaaattcaattgattggacatgatttggacaggcacacacacgtctatataaggtcccacagttgacagtgcatgccagagcaaaaaccaagccatgaggtcaggAATTGGCCGTAGATCTCAGACAgccacagatttggggaagggtaccaaaatgaaGTCTGCAGCATAGAAGGTCCCCAATAagagtggcctccattattcttaaaatggaagttcggaaccaccaagactcttcctagagctggctgcctgtccaaacaagggagaagggccttggtcaggaaggtgactaagaactcaatggtcactgacagtgctccagagtccctctgtggagatgggagaaccttccagaaggacaaccatctctgcagcactccaccaaatcaggcctttatggtacaatggccagacggaagccactcagttaaaggcacatgacagcctgcgtggttagccaaaaggcaccttaaggactGACCACGACAAAGAAGATTCTGTGGTCTGGTggtaacctggcaccatcccgacagtgaagcatggtgatgtttttcagcatcagggactgggagactagtcaggattaaggcaaagatgaacggcgcaggGTCAAGATACTTGAAGTACTGAACGCTCTGGTGCATGTTCTCAGACAGgggtgaatgttcaccttccaacaggacaacgaccctaagcacacagccaagatgcaGGAGTGGTGtcgggacaagtctgaatgtccttgagtggcccagccagagccaggacttgaacccgatcgaacagctctggagagacctgaaaatagctgtgcagcgacgctccccatccaacctgacaggatctgcggagaagaatgggagaaactccccaaatacaggtgtgccaagcttggagCATCATACCCACGAAgacacgaggctgtaatcgctgccaaaggtgcttcaacaaagtactgagtggagggtctgaatacttatgtaaatgtgaccaGTTCATTTTTaacaaattagcaaacatttctaaactggtttgctttgtcatggggtattgtgtttagattgaggggggaaacaatgaacaattttagaataaggctgtaacataagtcaaggggtctgaatactttcgaaatgcactgtatacttgtATGGTGTTGGATCCTTGTTGACAATGAATGCGTGTAAACAGCAACACAGAAGTCATGTGCTTTGAGAGAAAAGGTTTAAGGGTCATGTGGCTACCAGTGGAAAGAAATACATATTCATCAGGCCACAAAGAGGTGTGTCTTTGAAACAAATTTGTTTAAACATTTTAATTAATTTCCAAGGTACTGGCTGAATTCATATGACCAGATACTGAATTGTAGACATGACGACACTTGGTGGCATGCCAAGAATGGAGGGGTGTTAAGTCAGTGGCAGTGTACAAGCAGTTTACCCACTAAGTTAACGATATGTCCTCAAACCATAATGTGGCCTGCCGTTCCAAGGCTTGTCACGTTTCCCTACACACTGGATGGCTCCAGCTGCCAAAGACCACACCAAATCTGCAAACCCCATTTGGAATTCAGTTTGGCTAAAATGTAATTTTCCTTGGTGCATAGTCAACTAAACTAACGTTAACGTGACTGCAGCATTTTTGTTTAGCCTCTACAGGATGGGTGGGTCCCCCCGCagaacggttgagctaacatatgCTAATCTTATTAGcctgaggttgtaagtaacaagaacatttcccaaggACAtgcatatctgatattggcagaaagcttaaattcttgttcatttaactgcactgtccaatttacagtagctattacagtgaagaaTATCAtgccattgtttgaggagagtgcaccgtTATGaacatgtattaataaaccaattaggcacatttgggagtCTTGGGGGGGGGTGGGAAACAAATGACCCGTAAAgccatggttcattggatcagtctaaaactttgcacatacactgctgccatctagtggccaaaataatacattatggcctttctcatgCATTTcaaatataattaaaaaaatataatacaaagaaaaaacatgtttttttctttgtatcatctttttaccagatctaatgtgttattctcctacattcatttcacatttccacaaactacaaagaatttcctttcaaatggtatgaaGAACACGCATATGCTTGcttcaggcagttagatttgggtatgtcattttaggtgaaaagtgaaaaaaggggcagatccttTAGAAGCTTTAGCAAGGTTTGGAACAATGCCATGAGATAGTTTTGCTATTGTCTTGTGTAAGTGCAGTAATAACTGATTGTGAAAAAAATGTCAGTGCAATGACAATTTTGTAAAGACATCGCCTAGGTAACGTTAACTAACAACGAACTACTCAAATAAAGCTTACTCACGTTACATAAACATTACCTATTCATTAACACATTAGCCCTGTAATATGCAAACTGGTAgtcaaaaatcacattttattagtcacatgcaccaaatacaacagtgaaatgcttacttactagtccctaaccaacaatgcagttaaaaaaaaacataataaataaaagtagCCAATAatttaagagcagcagtaaaataacagcgagactatatacacagggggataccagtacagagtccatgttcgggggcaccggttagttgaggtattatgtacatgtgggtagagttaaagtgactatgcatagatgataacagagagtagtagtggtataaaagagggaggggggggacgacaatgcaaatagtctgggtagccatttgattaggtgttcaggtgtcttatggcttgggggtagaagctatttagaagcctcttggacctagacttagcgctcTGGTACACTGGACTCTAAcactttttagggccttcctctgacaacctggtatagaggtcctggatgggagggagattggccccagtgatgtactgggcagttcgCACTACCCTAgttggctcccgagtggcccagcagtctaaggcacttaatctcagtgcaagaggcctcACTACATTCCCTGGTTCGAATCGAGGcttatcacatccggccgtgattgggagtcccatagggcggcacac
This genomic window contains:
- the LOC106610986 gene encoding transforming acidic coiled-coil-containing protein 3 isoform X2 is translated as MSSTAVNDENRGVCPRREQSNSDTICDIFSFDQPTGRPSILHQSQAENLSNKTIAKGGKVCFQTPRDPLTKRIVSPTKSLKMESLDDCSKALETLQFTSPEDVLPLEINGLVDVAKSDFTNVSNPDDDMPIQSKGGCQLYFENLDAINPFQGSTKMVLSPARPSELVETPKAEEQRERNVIVAVSDRNEKALDDTLPFMPSVENSLADFSADMCSTDSVITMMKDPADELSNAGEEETVPSVNLDPDQAVAIISTAEETPQPPKGTYEFDFDNLDSVNSFQTGGSKMQNSPVLGRKRPCDDPQKVEVEEPAVKEMEPAAMLVVVQPVLEAPVQPEMKPIAPKETTKPADDAVAIISTAEETPQPPKGTYEFDFDNLDSVNSFQTGGSKMQNSPVLGRKRPCDDPQKVEVEEPAVKEMEPAAMLEVVQPVLEAPVQPEMKPIAPLSTTPKETSKPAEESIPQPSVAPSKDGAVKLEFNFDDGGEVKRKPPSKKFGKGPVLKPTWKKAEPTEKKPPAQSKESPVKPLVNTDYEIPFPKVCKVKSSPEAKAPTSVTVAVSPEKVAEPVQQETAPSLCVSIAGYEPDRYAIKEGIDNIPQNSNLQMDSCDVQDPSSGKEQEPPTKPDQPSLSTPEPLELCQFGQNPQNGMSEFNEDFVPGTTFMANEFDRQMDYLEQFGSSTFKESALRKQSLYLKFDPLMRESPKKSGVSAELNNLPRPAPFASRVETQKTGAEEVNGLKSVNPKLLHDLPPVQVVGPQTLVANSPVLENLVPTFPQPANADDNIIEVLKYSQQDMNATIAKIQKQANENVDEWKSQHDTLSQDNHEMRKIMSAFEATIAQIVADKQRETAKAQADITKVLQEKEQLSQDLNATERSFSGLFKRLDKYKEVIEGSIKNEEMLKKCAQDYLARIKEEEQRYHTLKAHAEQKISLANGEIAEVRSKLKSEVAALQAQLRREQLKAQSLEKSLDQNVKETEELTNLCDELIAKVQKG
- the LOC106610986 gene encoding transforming acidic coiled-coil-containing protein 3 isoform X1, which gives rise to MSSTAVNDENRGVCPRREQSNSDTICDIFSFDQPTGRPSILHQSQAENLSNKTIAKGGKVCFQTPRDPLTKRIVSPTKSLKMESLDDCSKALETLQFTSPEDVLPLEINGLVDVAKSDFTNVSNPDDDMPIQSKGGCQLYFENLDAINPFQGSTKMVLSPARPSELVETPKAEEQRERNVIVAVSDRNEKALDDTLPFMPSVENSLADFSADMCSTDSVITMMKDPADELSNAGEEETVPSVNLDPDQAVAIISTAEETPQPPKGTYEFDFDNLDSVNSFQTGGSKMQNSPVLGRKRPCDDPQKVEVEEPAVKEMEPAAMLVVVQPVLEAPVQPEMKPIAPKETTKPADDAVAIISTAEETPQPPKGTYEFDFDNLDSVNSFQTGGSKMQNSPVLGRKRPCDDPQKVEVEEPAVKEMEPAAMLEVVQPVLEAPVQPEMKPIAPLSTTPKETSKPAEESIPQPSVAPSKDGAVKLEFNFDDGGEVKRKPPSKKFGKGPVLKPTWKKAEPTEKKPPAQSKESPVKPLVNTDYEIPFPKGKYNFDFDKYDPNVNPFDTNVKMTESTVCKVKSSPEAKAPTSVTVAVSPEKVAEPVQQETAPSLCVSIAGYEPDRYAIKEGIDNIPQNSNLQMDSCDVQDPSSGKEQEPPTKPDQPSLSTPEPLELCQFGQNPQNGMSEFNEDFVPGTTFMANEFDRQMDYLEQFGSSTFKESALRKQSLYLKFDPLMRESPKKSGVSAELNNLPRPAPFASRVETQKTGAEEVNGLKSVNPKLLHDLPPVQVVGPQTLVANSPVLENLVPTFPQPANADDNIIEVLKYSQQDMNATIAKIQKQANENVDEWKSQHDTLSQDNHEMRKIMSAFEATIAQIVADKQRETAKAQADITKVLQEKEQLSQDLNATERSFSGLFKRLDKYKEVIEGSIKNEEMLKKCAQDYLARIKEEEQRYHTLKAHAEQKISLANGEIAEVRSKLKSEVAALQAQLRREQLKAQSLEKSLDQNVKETEELTNLCDELIAKVQKG